A DNA window from Chitinibacter fontanus contains the following coding sequences:
- a CDS encoding ABC transporter ATP-binding protein, translating into MGALAIKNVTKSFGDTHILKGINIDIEAGEFLILVGPSGCGKSTLMNIIAGLEQATSGEVCIADRVVNNVAPKDRDIAMVFQSYALYPTMNVRQNIAFGMETRGVPKAEQNEIINRVAKMLQMDHLLDRKPSALSGGQRQRVAMGRALARDPKLFLFDEPLSNLDAKLRVEMRVEIKQLHQRLKTTIVYVTHDQIEAMTLGDKIAVMKDGIIQQFGSPQDIYERPANLFVASFIGSPSMNFIPCHLVQQGEQIGVTLQGNGVPQFIALSDRPELKDRVGQKVILGVRPEQWDVEHSEHALQCAVKITEPTGPDTMIYSEVNGVEMIARVHPRAATAPGTSLSLILDVKKAVLFDPETELRIA; encoded by the coding sequence ATGGGCGCATTAGCCATTAAAAACGTCACCAAAAGTTTTGGCGATACCCACATTTTAAAAGGCATCAATATTGATATTGAGGCCGGTGAGTTTCTGATTTTGGTCGGCCCCTCGGGCTGCGGCAAATCAACGTTAATGAATATCATCGCCGGGCTGGAGCAAGCGACATCGGGCGAGGTCTGCATTGCTGATCGTGTGGTCAACAATGTCGCGCCTAAAGATCGGGATATTGCGATGGTGTTCCAAAGCTATGCGCTGTATCCAACGATGAATGTGCGCCAAAATATTGCATTCGGCATGGAAACGCGCGGCGTGCCTAAAGCTGAGCAAAATGAAATCATCAATCGCGTCGCCAAAATGCTGCAAATGGATCATTTGCTCGATCGTAAACCATCGGCTTTGTCCGGTGGTCAGCGCCAGCGGGTGGCAATGGGTCGTGCTTTGGCGCGGGATCCAAAATTATTTTTGTTTGATGAGCCGCTATCGAATCTGGACGCCAAGCTGCGCGTCGAAATGCGTGTAGAGATCAAGCAACTGCATCAACGCCTAAAAACCACGATCGTGTATGTGACACACGATCAGATTGAGGCGATGACGCTGGGCGACAAAATTGCCGTGATGAAAGACGGTATCATTCAGCAATTTGGCTCGCCGCAAGATATTTACGAACGCCCAGCTAATCTGTTTGTTGCTAGTTTTATTGGCTCACCATCGATGAACTTTATCCCGTGCCATTTGGTACAGCAGGGGGAGCAAATCGGCGTGACTTTACAAGGCAATGGCGTGCCGCAGTTTATTGCGCTATCAGATCGCCCTGAGTTGAAAGATCGGGTCGGCCAAAAAGTGATCTTGGGTGTGCGCCCTGAACAGTGGGATGTCGAACATAGTGAGCACGCATTGCAATGCGCAGTAAAAATCACCGAGCCAACCGGCCCCGACACAATGATTTACAGCGAGGTCAATGGTGTCGAAATGATTGCGCGGGTGCATCCCCGTGCAGCTACCGCACCAGGCACTTCACTGTCCTTGATTCTGGATGTGAAAAAAGCGGTGTTGTTTGACCCCGAAACCGAATTACGAATTGCCTAG
- a CDS encoding carbohydrate ABC transporter permease, which translates to MANTDRIWRFALYGALLFAAAYYLLPLYVMVTTSVKSVEEIRAGNLLSMPMAVTLDAWSKAWSTACTGVSCNGLSGYFWNSVQMVIPAVAISTMLGAINGYVLSKWRFWGSEVVFAMILFGVFMPFQVLLLPMAQTLGMFGLANTTAGLVFVHVVCGTASTTLFFRNYYVGIPDELIKAARLDGAGFWRIFWRIILPMSTPIIMVTLIWQFTQIWNDFLFGVVFASGDAQPITVGLNNLANTSTSVKEYNVDMAAALIAALPTILVYVFAGKYFVRGLTAGAVKG; encoded by the coding sequence ATGGCTAATACTGATCGGATTTGGCGCTTTGCGCTGTATGGGGCCTTGCTGTTTGCCGCCGCATATTACTTGCTACCCCTATATGTGATGGTGACTACCTCCGTAAAAAGTGTTGAGGAAATTCGTGCAGGCAATTTGCTTTCGATGCCCATGGCGGTGACTTTGGATGCCTGGAGCAAGGCGTGGAGTACTGCGTGTACTGGCGTCAGCTGTAATGGCCTGTCGGGCTACTTTTGGAATTCGGTGCAAATGGTGATTCCGGCGGTGGCGATTTCGACCATGCTGGGCGCAATTAATGGCTATGTGTTATCCAAATGGCGCTTTTGGGGCTCGGAAGTGGTGTTTGCGATGATTCTGTTCGGCGTGTTTATGCCGTTTCAGGTCTTGCTATTGCCGATGGCACAAACTCTGGGCATGTTTGGCCTGGCTAATACTACGGCGGGCTTGGTTTTTGTCCACGTAGTGTGCGGCACGGCTTCTACCACGCTATTTTTCCGTAATTATTACGTGGGTATTCCGGATGAGCTAATCAAAGCGGCACGGCTCGATGGCGCGGGTTTCTGGCGGATTTTCTGGCGCATTATTTTGCCGATGAGTACGCCGATCATTATGGTGACCTTGATCTGGCAATTTACTCAAATTTGGAATGATTTCCTGTTTGGTGTGGTGTTTGCATCGGGTGATGCACAGCCGATTACGGTGGGGCTCAATAACCTGGCCAATACCTCAACCAGCGTGAAGGAATACAACGTCGATATGGCCGCCGCGCTGATCGCCGCCTTGCCCACGATTTTGGTCTATGTGTTTGCAGGTAAGTATTTCGTGCGTGGTCTGACCGCTGGAGCGGTAAAAGGTTAA
- a CDS encoding carbohydrate ABC transporter permease, giving the protein MSTPNAHYGFAERWLPRLVLAPSFLLTLVFLYGFIAWNGYLSFTNSRLLPNYEWAGLVQYATLFENERWWVAVRNLGVFAVLFIGGAMAIGITLAILLDQKVRGEGAIRTLYLYPMALSFVVTGTAWKWMLNPGLGLEKLMHDWGFTSFTFDWLVNSDMSIYTVVIAGLWQSSGFVMALFLAGLRGVDDSIIKAAQIDGATLPRIYWKIILPALRPVVFSTLMILSHIAIKSFDLVMALTGGGPGFSSDLPATFMYSMAFTRGQTGLGAASAMMMLATVAAIVVPYLYSELRKDHHG; this is encoded by the coding sequence ATGTCTACGCCGAACGCCCATTATGGGTTTGCCGAGCGCTGGCTGCCGCGCCTTGTTTTAGCGCCATCCTTTTTATTAACGCTGGTTTTTCTTTACGGCTTTATCGCGTGGAATGGCTATTTGTCGTTCACCAATTCACGCCTCTTACCCAATTACGAATGGGCTGGCTTGGTGCAATACGCCACCTTGTTTGAAAACGAACGCTGGTGGGTGGCTGTACGTAATTTGGGCGTCTTTGCCGTACTGTTTATTGGTGGTGCAATGGCTATCGGCATTACTTTGGCCATTTTGCTCGACCAAAAAGTCCGTGGTGAAGGTGCTATTCGCACGCTGTATCTCTACCCAATGGCACTGTCATTTGTGGTGACCGGCACCGCGTGGAAATGGATGCTTAATCCTGGCTTGGGTCTGGAAAAGCTGATGCACGACTGGGGCTTTACTAGCTTTACTTTTGACTGGTTGGTCAATTCGGATATGTCGATTTACACCGTGGTGATTGCGGGTCTGTGGCAGTCATCCGGTTTTGTGATGGCTTTGTTTTTAGCAGGGCTACGTGGCGTCGATGATTCGATCATCAAAGCGGCACAAATCGACGGCGCTACTCTACCGCGTATTTACTGGAAGATTATCCTGCCGGCACTGCGCCCGGTGGTGTTTTCTACGCTGATGATTTTGTCGCATATCGCGATCAAGAGCTTTGACTTGGTGATGGCGCTAACTGGCGGCGGCCCGGGCTTTTCGTCTGATTTACCCGCGACCTTTATGTATTCAATGGCGTTTACCCGTGGCCAGACTGGTCTGGGTGCGGCTAGCGCGATGATGATGCTGGCGACTGTGGCAGCCATTGTCGTGCCGTATTTGTATTCGGAATTAAGGAAAGATCATCATGGCTAA
- a CDS encoding ABC transporter substrate-binding protein, whose amino-acid sequence MRNLKLGLLATSMALAFSVQAAEVEVLHYWTSGGEAKAAAELKKMMEGKGNKWKDFAVAGGGGENAMTALKTRVVSGNPPAAAQIKGPSIQEWGDEGVLGSIDAVAKKEGWDKVLPPVVSNVMKYKGQYVAAPVNVHRVNWLWVNPELLKKANAKVPTTWDEFFVTAAALQKAGIQPLAYGGQPWQDSTVFESVALGVGGVDFYKKAFVQLDSATLSGPTMIKVLETYKKLKPFTDKNAAGREWNLATSMVINGKAAMQFMGDWAKGEFLAAGKVPGKDFLCVAAPGTANAFTFNIDSFAMFKLKDASAVKGQNDLASTLMSPAFQEVFNLNKGSIPARTDLAMDKFDECGKKSAVDFKATAAKGGLVPSWAHGMAMKSATQGAVYDAVTQFWNDDKMSAKDAAMKLAAAAKTK is encoded by the coding sequence ATGCGCAACTTGAAATTGGGTTTGTTGGCCACCAGCATGGCGCTGGCTTTTTCTGTACAAGCTGCTGAAGTAGAAGTTCTACATTACTGGACTTCAGGTGGTGAAGCCAAAGCCGCTGCCGAGTTGAAAAAAATGATGGAAGGCAAAGGCAATAAATGGAAAGACTTTGCCGTAGCGGGTGGTGGCGGTGAAAATGCGATGACCGCCTTGAAAACCCGCGTGGTTTCGGGTAACCCACCAGCTGCAGCACAAATCAAAGGCCCATCGATTCAGGAGTGGGGTGACGAAGGCGTATTAGGCTCGATTGACGCGGTGGCCAAAAAAGAAGGCTGGGATAAAGTATTGCCGCCTGTTGTTTCCAATGTGATGAAGTACAAAGGCCAATACGTGGCAGCACCAGTAAATGTTCACCGCGTAAACTGGTTGTGGGTTAACCCAGAATTGCTCAAGAAAGCCAATGCCAAAGTTCCAACTACTTGGGACGAATTCTTCGTTACCGCTGCCGCATTGCAAAAAGCGGGTATTCAGCCTTTAGCCTACGGCGGTCAGCCATGGCAAGATAGTACGGTGTTTGAATCAGTGGCACTGGGCGTCGGTGGTGTGGACTTCTACAAAAAAGCCTTTGTTCAGCTCGACTCAGCCACTTTATCCGGCCCCACGATGATTAAAGTGCTCGAGACCTACAAAAAACTCAAACCATTTACCGACAAAAATGCAGCAGGCCGCGAGTGGAATCTGGCCACTAGCATGGTGATCAATGGCAAAGCGGCAATGCAGTTTATGGGCGACTGGGCCAAAGGTGAGTTCCTCGCTGCTGGCAAAGTACCAGGCAAAGATTTCTTGTGTGTGGCAGCACCTGGTACAGCGAATGCCTTTACCTTCAATATCGACAGCTTTGCGATGTTCAAGTTAAAAGATGCTTCAGCAGTGAAAGGTCAGAATGATTTGGCCAGCACCTTGATGAGCCCTGCGTTCCAGGAAGTCTTTAACTTGAACAAAGGCTCGATCCCTGCGCGTACTGATTTGGCAATGGATAAATTTGATGAGTGCGGCAAAAAATCTGCCGTGGACTTCAAAGCGACCGCAGCCAAAGGTGGCTTAGTGCCATCGTGGGCGCATGGTATGGCGATGAAATCGGCCACCCAAGGCGCGGTTTATGATGCCGTTACTCAGTTCTGGAATGACGACAAAATGAGCGCCAAAGATGCGGCAATGAAATTGGCTGCAGCAGCAAAAACTAAATAA
- a CDS encoding response regulator transcription factor, which produces MKSNPIPMVAIIDDDEAVRDSLSLLLETEGWTALNYPSAEDFLEEGDASRFACLIVDVRMDGMSGLELFTELKQGNYLPPVIFLTGHGDVPMAVNALKDGAMDFMQKPCDQRELLARVNECIEKDIARRGATAHQQKVSELVAELTPRERDVLKEIMLGKLNKQIADRLDISTKTVEVHRARIFIKMKVHSAMELAAMLKEIPMDELLGS; this is translated from the coding sequence ATGAAAAGCAACCCCATCCCTATGGTGGCAATTATCGATGATGATGAAGCGGTACGTGATTCACTCAGTTTATTGCTGGAGACCGAAGGCTGGACTGCGCTTAATTACCCTTCTGCGGAAGATTTTCTAGAAGAAGGCGACGCCAGCCGCTTTGCCTGTTTGATTGTCGATGTGCGTATGGATGGTATGAGCGGTTTGGAATTATTTACCGAGCTCAAGCAAGGCAACTATCTGCCACCCGTGATTTTTCTTACTGGTCATGGTGATGTGCCCATGGCGGTCAATGCCCTCAAAGATGGTGCGATGGATTTTATGCAAAAGCCTTGCGATCAGCGCGAGCTGCTAGCGCGGGTTAATGAGTGCATTGAAAAAGACATTGCCCGGCGTGGTGCTACGGCCCATCAGCAAAAAGTGAGCGAATTGGTCGCCGAGCTAACACCACGCGAGCGAGATGTGCTCAAGGAGATCATGCTTGGTAAATTGAACAAACAAATCGCCGACCGCTTGGATATCAGTACCAAAACCGTGGAAGTTCATCGTGCACGTATTTTTATCAAAATGAAGGTGCATTCTGCGATGGAACTTGCCGCAATGTTGAAAGAAATCCCAATGGATGAATTGCTTGGCTCTTAA